Proteins from a single region of Erythrobacter sp.:
- a CDS encoding patatin-like protein: protein MRQKELRLALVCYGGVSLAVYMHGITKEIWHLARASRAFHHPGETRLDAVAEAYRAFLGEIEAAHGYRLRVLPDVLTGASAGGINAVFLAQAIHSGHSLEPLTDLWLENADVAELTDPEAEPVWRYAKLWAQPIAEWFLSRPGNAVSATVSPETRAEVRHKVSRLVRGRWFSPPFSGSRFSAMLFEALTKMETEGDGIPLLPPGYPIDLAVTATDFRGHPQALRLNSPARIEEMEHRLPLAFRARVGCSPGEPLADRLELVLAARATASFPGAFPPLTLAEIGNLALAEGHHWATRGAFLQRTMPVHVANGTVDKVALIDGAVLVNAPFGAAHAALHGRPAQREVDRRFVYIDPRPDAGAMAAENRLRDIGFVGAIFGSLSTIPREQPIRDNLERIEQQSRDAARLKRIVMDLQGDIDRAVEKLFGYTFLLDRPTPARLAGWRAKAQQAAAERSGYAFGAYALAKFDAILEQLARLTLKAAGTPTAEPGELIEAFRAVLSARGVENMTDIQGGASAAAVAFFRAHDTGFRIRRLQLLARKLSRDWEQDADIPEAALDLARDRLYAILALYYRADEQVLQSAHFANLAARAADAPGAVLDFLATERLLPTTDLAAEQLLIDALESMPKTLRRRILLTYLGFPFYDVATLPLTRREGLDEYNPVRIDRISPDDARSIRDGGTAATLRGIEFYNFGAFFSRDYRENDYLWGRLHGAERMIDLIASTANSGMPTERLQAAKRAVFLAVLEEEEIAGRCQRGLVDRIRLEVHERMG from the coding sequence CCTATCGCGCATTCCTTGGCGAGATCGAGGCGGCCCACGGATATCGCCTGCGGGTCCTGCCCGATGTGCTGACCGGGGCGAGCGCCGGGGGCATCAATGCCGTGTTCCTCGCCCAGGCGATCCATTCCGGGCACAGCCTCGAACCGCTCACCGATCTGTGGCTCGAGAATGCCGATGTCGCCGAGCTCACCGATCCCGAGGCCGAACCCGTGTGGCGCTATGCCAAGCTGTGGGCGCAGCCGATTGCCGAGTGGTTCCTGAGCCGCCCGGGCAATGCGGTGAGCGCGACAGTCTCGCCCGAAACCCGCGCCGAGGTGCGGCACAAGGTCTCGCGGCTCGTGCGCGGCCGCTGGTTCAGCCCGCCCTTTTCGGGCTCGCGCTTCTCCGCGATGCTGTTCGAGGCGCTCACCAAGATGGAGACCGAGGGCGACGGGATTCCGCTGCTGCCGCCGGGCTATCCGATCGACCTTGCCGTGACCGCCACCGATTTTCGCGGCCACCCGCAGGCGCTGCGGCTCAATTCGCCGGCCCGGATCGAGGAGATGGAGCACCGCCTGCCGCTCGCCTTCCGCGCGCGGGTGGGCTGCTCGCCCGGCGAACCGCTGGCCGACCGGCTCGAACTGGTGCTGGCCGCGCGGGCGACGGCGAGCTTTCCAGGGGCCTTCCCGCCGCTCACGCTGGCCGAAATCGGCAATCTCGCTCTGGCCGAGGGGCATCACTGGGCCACCCGCGGCGCCTTTCTCCAGCGCACCATGCCGGTGCATGTCGCCAATGGCACGGTGGACAAGGTCGCGCTGATCGACGGGGCGGTGCTGGTCAATGCGCCTTTCGGAGCAGCCCATGCCGCGCTCCACGGCCGCCCCGCCCAGCGCGAGGTCGACCGGCGCTTTGTCTATATCGATCCGCGTCCCGACGCAGGAGCGATGGCGGCGGAGAACAGGCTGCGGGACATCGGCTTTGTCGGCGCGATCTTCGGCTCGCTCTCGACCATTCCGCGGGAACAGCCGATCCGCGACAATCTCGAACGGATCGAACAGCAATCGCGCGATGCCGCGCGCCTCAAGCGCATCGTGATGGACCTGCAAGGCGATATCGACCGTGCGGTCGAAAAGCTGTTCGGCTACACCTTCCTGCTCGACCGGCCCACCCCTGCACGGCTCGCAGGCTGGCGCGCCAAGGCCCAGCAGGCCGCAGCCGAACGTTCAGGCTATGCCTTTGGCGCCTATGCGCTGGCAAAGTTCGACGCGATCCTTGAACAGCTCGCGCGCCTGACGCTCAAGGCTGCAGGCACGCCGACGGCCGAGCCGGGGGAGCTGATCGAAGCCTTCCGTGCCGTGCTGTCCGCGCGCGGGGTGGAAAACATGACCGATATCCAAGGCGGCGCGAGCGCGGCGGCCGTCGCCTTCTTCCGCGCGCATGACACCGGATTTCGTATCCGCCGCTTGCAACTCCTCGCCCGCAAGCTGTCGCGTGACTGGGAGCAGGACGCGGACATTCCCGAGGCCGCGCTCGATCTGGCGCGCGACCGGCTCTACGCAATCCTTGCGCTCTATTACCGCGCGGACGAGCAGGTGCTGCAATCGGCCCATTTTGCGAACCTTGCCGCCCGCGCCGCCGATGCGCCGGGCGCAGTGCTCGATTTCCTCGCCACCGAGCGCCTGCTGCCGACCACGGATCTGGCCGCCGAACAGCTGCTGATCGATGCGCTGGAAAGCATGCCGAAAACCTTGAGGCGGCGCATCCTCCTCACCTATCTGGGCTTTCCCTTCTACGATGTCGCCACCCTGCCGCTCACCCGGCGCGAGGGGTTGGACGAATACAACCCGGTGCGGATCGACCGGATTTCGCCCGATGACGCGCGCTCGATCCGCGATGGCGGAACAGCGGCAACCCTGCGGGGCATCGAGTTCTACAATTTCGGTGCCTTCTTCAGCCGCGACTACCGCGAGAACGATTATCTGTGGGGTCGGCTGCACGGCGCGGAGCGAATGATCGATCTCATCGCCTCGACCGCCAATAGCGGGATGCCGACCGAGCGCCTGCAGGCGGCCAAGCGCGCGGTGTTCCTCGCGGTGCTGGAGGAAGAGGAGATCGCGGGCCGGTGCCAGCGCGGGCTGGTCGACCGGATCCGGTTGGAAGTGCACGAGCGGATGGGCTAG